A stretch of the Candidatus Chromulinivoraceae bacterium genome encodes the following:
- the ligA gene encoding NAD-dependent DNA ligase LigA — protein sequence MTMQHQPKERVKELRELLARYSYEYHVLDNPSVDDAVYDSLFHELKKIEAEHPELVTQDSLTQRVGNELLGGFQKVQHSSRMLSLNDVFDRGDVEAWVERMDKLLPGSQHEFFADIKMDGLACALIYIDGIFTQAVTRGDSFIGEDVTSNVRTIKNVPLRLREVHGYEHFLKGRTEIRGEIVMLKKDFASLNKKREAAGEPLFANPRNLAAGTIRQLDPKLVAARPLSFRAYDLLRADPKEVPTNMYAYETITALGLNRNMQASIFTKLSDVMKFVDEWDQKRADLPFNTDGLVIKVNDRAQYASLGVVGKQPRGAVAYKYAAEQATTIVKDIVISIGRTGAATPVAVFDPVVVAGTTVQHASLHNADEIERLDVRIGDTVIIFKAGDIIPQVKNVVIELRPKTAKKVAYETLLAEQYPELEFDRPEGEAVYRVKGATGPLLLKRALEHFASKGALDIDTLGEKNVTTLVDAGLVQDLADIYTLTKQQLLSLDRFAEISAAKLMNAIQAKKEPILEKFIYGLGIRHVGSQTAVDLANAFQSMDNLQQATMDQLLAIDGVGDVVAESIAAWFADPDNELLLEKFKSLDVMPHYERKSGKLAGMNFVVTGTLESMSRDDAADKIRALGGAFQTSVAKDTTYLVAGGKVGESKLKKAQSYGTKIINETELINLLG from the coding sequence ATGACGATGCAGCACCAGCCTAAGGAGCGTGTAAAAGAGCTGCGTGAACTATTGGCACGCTATAGCTATGAATACCATGTACTCGACAATCCATCGGTTGACGATGCGGTATACGATAGCTTGTTTCATGAGCTTAAAAAGATTGAAGCTGAGCACCCTGAACTAGTTACGCAGGATAGCTTGACACAGCGAGTCGGCAATGAGCTTCTTGGTGGCTTTCAGAAAGTTCAGCACTCAAGCCGTATGCTGAGTCTCAACGATGTGTTTGACCGTGGTGATGTCGAGGCCTGGGTAGAGCGTATGGATAAACTCCTTCCAGGTAGCCAACACGAATTTTTTGCAGATATTAAAATGGACGGTCTAGCCTGTGCACTCATATATATCGATGGAATTTTCACACAAGCGGTAACTCGCGGTGATAGTTTTATAGGTGAAGACGTAACTTCAAATGTGCGTACAATTAAAAATGTACCGCTGAGACTTCGTGAAGTACATGGCTATGAGCATTTTCTAAAAGGTCGCACAGAAATTCGCGGCGAAATTGTCATGCTTAAAAAAGACTTCGCATCTCTTAACAAAAAACGTGAAGCAGCCGGCGAACCTCTTTTTGCGAATCCTCGAAATTTAGCTGCCGGTACGATTCGTCAACTAGATCCTAAATTAGTTGCGGCACGCCCTCTATCATTTAGAGCGTATGATCTGCTTCGTGCAGATCCTAAGGAAGTACCGACGAATATGTACGCGTACGAAACTATTACGGCCCTTGGTCTTAATCGTAATATGCAAGCATCGATTTTTACCAAACTAAGCGATGTCATGAAATTTGTGGATGAATGGGATCAAAAGCGAGCCGATCTCCCGTTCAATACGGATGGTTTGGTTATAAAGGTTAACGACCGCGCGCAGTACGCATCACTAGGTGTTGTAGGTAAACAACCTCGTGGTGCTGTAGCCTACAAATATGCGGCTGAGCAGGCGACAACTATCGTAAAAGATATCGTTATTAGTATTGGGCGTACTGGTGCAGCAACGCCTGTTGCGGTATTTGATCCAGTGGTTGTTGCGGGTACAACTGTGCAGCATGCCAGTTTGCATAATGCGGATGAGATTGAGCGTCTTGATGTTCGGATTGGTGATACGGTTATTATATTTAAAGCTGGTGACATCATTCCGCAAGTTAAAAATGTTGTGATTGAACTTCGTCCTAAGACCGCAAAAAAAGTCGCATACGAAACACTGCTTGCCGAGCAGTACCCTGAACTCGAGTTTGATCGACCAGAAGGCGAGGCGGTTTACCGTGTAAAAGGTGCGACCGGTCCGCTTCTTCTAAAGCGCGCACTCGAGCACTTTGCTTCTAAGGGCGCACTTGATATTGATACGCTTGGTGAAAAGAATGTTACGACTCTCGTTGATGCTGGATTGGTGCAGGATCTTGCGGATATTTACACGCTTACTAAACAACAACTTCTTTCGCTTGACCGGTTTGCAGAGATTTCTGCTGCAAAGCTTATGAACGCTATTCAAGCTAAAAAAGAACCTATTCTTGAAAAGTTTATCTACGGGCTCGGAATTCGTCATGTCGGCTCACAAACAGCAGTGGATCTAGCTAATGCATTCCAGTCTATGGACAATCTGCAACAGGCAACAATGGATCAACTGCTTGCAATTGATGGTGTTGGCGATGTGGTGGCGGAGAGTATTGCTGCATGGTTTGCGGATCCAGATAATGAGCTGCTTCTTGAAAAGTTTAAATCACTGGATGTTATGCCACACTACGAAAGAAAATCAGGCAAATTAGCAGGAATGAACTTTGTCGTGACAGGAACCCTTGAAAGCATGAGTCGGGACGATGCTGCTGATAAAATACGTGCGTTGGGTGGTGCTTTCCAAACCTCGGTTGCAAAAGATACGACCTACTTGGTTGCTGGCGGCAAGGTGGGTGAGAGTAAGCTCAAAAAAGCTCAGAGCTACGGAACTAAAATAATTAACGAAACTGAATTAATAAACTTGTTAGGGTAA
- a CDS encoding DUF1653 domain-containing protein, whose amino-acid sequence MGEFDDKPTIEIGVYKHYKGNKYRVLGVGCHTEKHEYYVVYAPFEHKDDLPEMWIRPHAMFTETVNVDGSIVPRFEKLAVLDD is encoded by the coding sequence ATGGGTGAATTTGACGATAAACCAACAATAGAAATTGGCGTATATAAGCACTATAAAGGGAACAAATATCGGGTTCTGGGTGTTGGTTGTCATACAGAAAAACACGAATATTACGTAGTGTATGCGCCATTTGAACATAAAGATGACTTGCCAGAAATGTGGATTCGCCCCCACGCCATGTTTACTGAAACGGTGAATGTGGATGGTAGTATTGTTCCGCGTTTTGAGAAGCTCGCTGTACTTGACGACTAG
- a CDS encoding ABC transporter ATP-binding protein, with amino-acid sequence MMKRPSIATANVVVEKDHKLILKDISFSIPSGMIIGLIGPSGSGKTTLMRSIVGVQAIKSGALQVLGEPAGVPELRHRLGYVTQAPAVYNDLTVAQNLRYFGVLAKASKQQVQKVIEEVQLGDFRHSLVKDLSGGQQARVSLGVALLGDPDLLVLDEPTVGLDPLLRRDLWNLFGELAAKGKTLLISSHVMDEAERCEWLLLMRNSELIWSNTRVSLLKETGTKTVEDAFIAKVNERSK; translated from the coding sequence ATGATGAAACGACCTAGTATCGCCACCGCGAATGTAGTTGTAGAAAAAGATCACAAGCTGATCCTTAAGGATATTAGTTTTTCTATTCCGTCGGGAATGATTATTGGTTTGATTGGACCGAGCGGTTCTGGTAAAACAACGCTTATGCGCTCTATTGTAGGAGTCCAAGCGATTAAAAGCGGTGCTTTGCAGGTGCTCGGTGAGCCGGCTGGAGTACCGGAACTTCGTCATCGCCTCGGTTACGTTACTCAGGCGCCTGCTGTCTATAACGATCTTACCGTTGCGCAAAACCTTCGCTATTTTGGTGTACTAGCAAAAGCGAGCAAGCAGCAAGTTCAAAAGGTAATCGAAGAGGTTCAGCTTGGTGACTTCAGACATAGTTTGGTAAAAGATTTATCAGGTGGGCAACAGGCGCGTGTTTCGCTTGGTGTGGCGCTACTGGGTGATCCCGATTTGCTTGTGTTGGATGAGCCGACGGTTGGACTTGACCCTCTGCTTCGACGCGATCTCTGGAATCTTTTTGGTGAACTGGCCGCAAAAGGCAAAACACTCCTTATTTCAAGTCACGTTATGGATGAGGCTGAACGATGCGAGTGGTTACTTCTGATGCGCAATAGCGAGCTTATTTGGAGCAACACCCGCGTAAGCTTGCTTAAGGAAACGGGTACAAAAACTGTCGAAGATGCATT